The following proteins are co-located in the Carassius carassius chromosome 39, fCarCar2.1, whole genome shotgun sequence genome:
- the LOC132121330 gene encoding proteasome activator complex subunit 2-like produces MSKSNVLKIKSDNAVKIENYRQSLYKQAEDLFSNHIPLKISQFDNLLKGDEFSITDLSSLHAPLDIPIPDPPAPEEEEMETDKNEDDEKKKKAPKCGFIKGNDRIVKLLDIVKPEIMALKETCITVSCWISHLIPKIEDGNDFGVAIQEKILERITAVKTKVEGFQTNINKYFSERGDAVAKASKDTHVMDYRSLVHEKDEAAYSEIRVIVLDIRGFYAELYDVISKNLEKVTNPKGEEKPSMY; encoded by the exons ATGTCCAAATCTAATGTGCTCAAGATAAAATCTGATAATGCAGTGAAG ATAGAAAACTACCGCCAGTCACTGTATAAGCAG GCAGAAGACCTGTTCTCCAATCACATACCTCTGAAGATCTCACAGTTTGACAACCTGTTAAAG GGGGATGAGTTCAGTATCACTGACCTCTCATCTCTCCATGCACCCTTGGACATTCCCATTCCTGATCCCCCTGCTCCGGAGGAGGAG gaGATGGAGACAGATAAAAATGAAGATgatgagaaaaagaagaaag CTCCCAAGTGTGGCTTCATCAAAGGAAATGACCGGattgtgaagttgctggatattgtaAAACCAGAGATAATGGCTCTGAAGGAAACCTGCATCACT GTTTCGTGCTGGATTTCTCATCTAATTCCAAAAATAGAGGATGGAAATGATTTTGGAGTTGCAATTCAG GAAAAGATCCTTGAGAGAATTACTGCTGTGAAGACTAAGGTGGAGGGTTTTCAGACCAACATTAACAA GTACTTCTCAGAGAGAGGTGATGCAGTGGCCAAAGCTTCTAAAGACACCCACGTG ATGGATTATCGCTCTCTGGTGCACGAGAAGGATGAAGCAGCATATTCTGAGATCAGAGTGATTGTGCTTGATATACGCGGTTTCTAT GCTGAACTTTATGATGTCATCAGCAAGAATCTGGAGAAAGTGACGAATCCCAAAGGAGAAGAGAAGCCCTCCATGTACTGA
- the LOC132121331 gene encoding U6 snRNA-associated Sm-like protein LSm5 — MAAVAATNTSQLLPLELVDKCIGSRIHIVMKNDKEIVGTLLGFDDFVNMVLEDVTEFEITPEGRRITKLDQILLNGNNITMLIPGGEGPEV, encoded by the exons ATGGCGGCAGTCGCGGCGACGAATACATCGCAGCTTTTACCTCTCG AGCTGGTGGATAAATGCATTGGCTCACGGATTCACATTGTCATGAAGAACGATAAAGAGATTGTGGGAACTCTGCTCGGGTTTGATGACTTTGTCA ACATGGTTCTTGAGGATGTGACGGAGTT TGAAATCACTCCAGAAGGCAGAAGAATCACAAAGCTGGATCAGATTCTGCTTAATGGCAATAACATCACAATG TTGATTCCAGGAGGAGAAGGACCAGAAGTTTGA